The following coding sequences are from one Prochlorococcus sp. MIT 1314 window:
- a CDS encoding YqeG family HAD IIIA-type phosphatase, whose translation MRSILKVNWDSNLPIYEISQSELQKKGIHCLLLDVDGTLVNRNSTIIPKAVKNWISESKKLFSLYLISNNPSKKRIAKIAKELNLRYKYNASKPRKKMILNAIKEVNYERKKIAIIGDRIFTDIIVGNRCNIKTILVKRLKRDGLPIKFNLTLTIEKLISLFIK comes from the coding sequence ATGAGATCTATCCTAAAAGTGAATTGGGATTCAAATTTACCAATATATGAGATATCTCAATCTGAATTACAAAAAAAAGGAATTCATTGTTTATTACTAGACGTTGATGGCACTCTAGTAAATAGAAACTCAACTATAATTCCAAAAGCGGTAAAAAATTGGATCAGTGAATCTAAAAAACTGTTCTCCTTATATCTAATAAGTAATAATCCATCAAAAAAACGAATCGCGAAAATAGCAAAAGAATTAAATTTAAGATACAAATACAATGCCTCAAAACCAAGAAAAAAAATGATTTTGAATGCAATCAAAGAAGTTAATTACGAAAGAAAAAAAATAGCCATTATTGGCGATAGGATTTTTACAGATATTATTGTTGGAAATAGATGTAATATAAAAACAATATTAGTTAAGCGATTAAAGAGAGATGGCTTGCCTATTAAATTTAATTTAACTTTGACAATAGAAAAATTAATTTCTCTTTTTATAAAATGA
- the ruvX gene encoding Holliday junction resolvase RuvX gives MKFCKPKPKPILSLDVGIKRIGLAYCDPLCITSNILPAVKRFENNKELKIIRNHIYEFNLTGFIVGLPLDEEGKMTSQAIDCKNYGQLLSNELRLPFSYVNEHSSTWESSNKFGIKKDKSGLIDSFSAKIILEQWIEEGPELEELAGQGEIKY, from the coding sequence GTGAAATTTTGTAAACCTAAACCCAAGCCAATTTTAAGTTTGGATGTAGGAATCAAAAGAATAGGATTGGCTTATTGTGATCCCCTATGCATAACGTCGAATATACTCCCAGCGGTAAAAAGGTTTGAAAATAATAAAGAGCTTAAAATTATTAGAAATCATATATATGAATTTAATTTGACCGGTTTTATTGTTGGCCTTCCACTTGATGAGGAAGGTAAAATGACCTCTCAAGCAATTGACTGTAAAAATTACGGTCAATTGCTTTCAAATGAATTAAGGCTTCCTTTTTCTTACGTCAACGAACATAGTTCAACATGGGAATCTTCAAACAAATTTGGAATTAAAAAAGACAAATCTGGATTAATTGATAGTTTTTCAGCAAAAATAATACTTGAACAATGGATCGAAGAAGGTCCTGAATTAGAAGAATTAGCTGGTCAAGGTGAGATAAAATATTAG
- a CDS encoding ABC transporter ATP-binding protein, which yields MKNDALVIDDLHHKYHKQKYSNWILNEINLKIENGELLGLLGPSGCGKTTLLRLIAGFEYPSKGRIYLNDKEISCRKRILSPEKRNIGMVFQDYALFPHLTVMENVMFGLKNKKDRSRVDYLLNVVGLDTFVGRFPHELSGGQKQRLAIARALAPDPNFILLDEPFCSLDMHVKLKLRSELPNILRGCNASGLMVTHDPEEAMSICDKVAVMHEGKIHQIDTPINLLNNPKTKFVSSFILGNNILNLKKNGNSYMFCLGEISNSVLSKNTNIKSMSISPKFISIKRSESGNGIVISREFLGEFLIYKVSINEDILRIRTNINNLLNNGDKCSLSINKNSFCFLYPGAHKVYI from the coding sequence GTGAAAAATGATGCGTTAGTAATTGATGATCTGCATCATAAATATCATAAGCAAAAATATTCAAATTGGATATTAAATGAAATTAACCTAAAAATTGAGAATGGCGAACTATTAGGATTGCTCGGTCCTTCTGGGTGTGGAAAGACAACTCTTTTGAGATTAATCGCAGGGTTCGAATATCCTTCTAAGGGAAGAATTTATCTAAACGATAAGGAAATTTCATGTAGAAAAAGAATACTTAGTCCTGAGAAAAGAAATATTGGTATGGTTTTTCAAGATTATGCACTTTTCCCTCACTTAACTGTTATGGAAAATGTAATGTTTGGTTTAAAAAACAAAAAAGATAGATCTAGAGTTGACTATCTATTAAATGTAGTTGGCCTTGATACTTTTGTTGGAAGGTTCCCTCATGAATTATCTGGAGGGCAAAAACAAAGACTCGCAATTGCAAGAGCTCTTGCACCAGATCCTAATTTTATTTTATTGGATGAACCCTTTTGTAGTCTTGATATGCACGTCAAGCTTAAATTGAGAAGTGAACTCCCTAATATTCTAAGAGGTTGTAATGCTAGTGGATTAATGGTTACGCATGATCCTGAAGAAGCTATGTCAATTTGCGATAAAGTTGCCGTCATGCATGAAGGTAAAATACATCAAATTGATACACCAATTAATCTTCTAAATAATCCTAAGACTAAATTTGTTAGTAGTTTTATTTTGGGAAATAATATTCTTAATCTCAAGAAAAATGGTAATTCATATATGTTTTGTTTAGGTGAAATAAGTAATTCAGTGTTATCAAAGAATACAAATATCAAAAGTATGTCAATTTCTCCTAAATTTATTTCAATTAAAAGATCTGAATCTGGGAATGGGATTGTAATATCTAGAGAATTCCTTGGAGAATTTCTTATCTATAAAGTATCTATTAATGAGGATATATTGAGGATTAGAACTAATATTAATAATCTCCTAAATAATGGGGATAAATGTTCTCTTTCTATTAATAAGAATAGTTTTTGTTTTTTATATCCTGGAGCACATAAGGTATATATTTAA
- the hisA gene encoding 1-(5-phosphoribosyl)-5-[(5-phosphoribosylamino)methylideneamino]imidazole-4-carboxamide isomerase yields the protein MDLIPAIDLMNGKCVRLFKGDFNKRKDFTKEPHEQAKFWESEGAKHLHIVDLDAAKTGSPTNDKSIKKIAKTVNIPIQIGGGIRSQERIEQLFSYGIEKVIMGTSAIENKELVKDLSNKFPGRIIVGIDAKDGKVSTRGWLEQSNIFATDLVKEFSSFKIASFIITDINTDGTLEGTNEEFIKSILEITDIPVIASGGVGSISDLLSLVKFENSGLFGVIVGKALYENKFTINEANNILSSERLNDFDLNRNYYA from the coding sequence ATGGACCTAATACCAGCAATTGATTTAATGAATGGTAAGTGTGTAAGGCTTTTTAAAGGCGACTTTAATAAAAGAAAAGACTTCACCAAAGAGCCTCATGAGCAAGCTAAATTTTGGGAAAGCGAAGGGGCAAAACATTTACATATAGTTGATTTGGATGCTGCAAAAACTGGATCCCCAACAAACGATAAATCAATAAAAAAGATTGCAAAAACAGTTAACATACCTATACAAATAGGTGGGGGGATAAGGTCTCAAGAAAGGATAGAACAATTATTTTCTTATGGTATTGAAAAAGTTATCATGGGAACCTCTGCAATAGAAAATAAAGAATTAGTTAAAGACTTATCAAATAAATTCCCTGGAAGGATAATTGTTGGTATAGATGCAAAAGATGGAAAAGTTAGTACAAGGGGTTGGCTTGAGCAATCTAATATTTTCGCCACAGATCTAGTAAAGGAGTTTTCTTCATTTAAAATTGCTAGTTTTATCATTACAGATATAAATACAGACGGGACTTTAGAAGGAACAAATGAAGAATTCATAAAAAGCATACTTGAAATTACAGATATTCCAGTAATAGCATCAGGGGGTGTTGGTTCAATTTCTGATTTATTATCGTTAGTGAAATTTGAAAATTCTGGACTCTTTGGAGTAATTGTAGGTAAAGCTCTATATGAAAATAAATTCACGATAAACGAAGCGAATAATATATTGTCATCAGAGAGATTAAATGACTTTGATTTAAACAGAAATTACTACGCTTAA
- a CDS encoding thylakoid membrane photosystem I accumulation factor has protein sequence MKIFQWFLIALILLSPYKANAYRDTNSYDGNIFPIYAGNGAIVPPKTTLKDSLKNKRVSILFFYLDDSSDSKAMAPVISGLDLIWRENIDIIALTTDELQNEEKSDQPTEPNFYWNGLIPQTIILDRNGQIKFDSNGMVDFGDLNNIISESTGLETDKNSSFSVEAFNEYNSTISETKENKNN, from the coding sequence ATGAAAATATTTCAATGGTTTTTAATAGCATTAATTTTATTAAGTCCATATAAAGCAAATGCGTACAGAGATACTAACAGTTATGATGGCAACATTTTTCCTATATATGCAGGTAATGGAGCAATAGTTCCTCCTAAGACAACACTCAAGGATTCATTAAAAAATAAAAGGGTATCAATTCTATTTTTCTACCTTGATGATAGTTCTGATAGCAAAGCAATGGCTCCGGTGATATCAGGTCTAGATTTGATATGGAGGGAAAATATAGATATTATTGCTTTAACCACAGATGAATTACAAAATGAAGAGAAATCTGATCAACCAACTGAACCCAATTTTTATTGGAATGGATTAATTCCTCAAACCATCATTCTGGATCGCAATGGCCAAATTAAATTTGATAGCAATGGGATGGTTGACTTTGGAGATTTGAATAACATTATTAGTGAATCAACAGGGCTCGAAACAGATAAAAACTCCTCATTCTCAGTGGAAGCCTTTAACGAATACAATAGTACAATTTCAGAAACAAAAGAAAATAAAAATAATTAA
- a CDS encoding PCC domain-containing protein → MQPHSLKLSPESDLINSIKEYSLSNNLYGYVSGVVGNLRTVCIQCPGNQEINKFEGNLEIVSLNGHFNKGDVHLHLSFADEGCNVFGGHLEEGCIVKKGTDILLISFEQKIINISNNDLLKNESRVKAYILKDCPWSKRAIRLLNSLSIPHEVTLIDNDEIFQKIMAQSSHNTFPQIFLDNKFFGGYDELSEQAKFDNLSSFK, encoded by the coding sequence ATGCAGCCTCATAGCCTAAAGCTATCTCCAGAATCTGATTTGATAAATTCAATTAAAGAATATTCTTTATCGAATAATTTATACGGGTATGTTTCTGGAGTGGTTGGTAATCTTAGAACAGTTTGTATTCAATGCCCAGGAAATCAAGAGATAAATAAATTTGAGGGAAACCTAGAGATAGTTTCTTTAAATGGACATTTTAATAAAGGAGATGTTCATTTACACTTAAGTTTTGCAGATGAGGGATGTAATGTCTTTGGCGGGCATCTTGAGGAGGGATGTATTGTAAAAAAAGGTACTGATATATTATTAATTTCTTTCGAACAAAAAATTATTAATATCTCAAATAATGATTTATTAAAAAATGAATCACGTGTAAAAGCATATATTTTAAAGGATTGTCCTTGGTCTAAAAGAGCAATTAGGTTGCTTAATTCTTTATCTATCCCTCATGAAGTTACTTTAATAGACAATGATGAGATCTTTCAAAAAATAATGGCTCAAAGTAGCCATAATACTTTTCCGCAAATTTTCTTGGATAATAAATTTTTTGGAGGATATGATGAACTTTCAGAACAAGCAAAATTCGATAACTTAAGTTCATTTAAGTAA
- the nth gene encoding endonuclease III, whose translation MRKSERAEIIRKELKKLYPSPPIPLDHTNAYTLLVAVVLSAQSTDKKVNELTRSLFKVADNPEKMVELGISGIYEYIKYLGLSNQKAKNIYNLSKLLIEKHKNRVPDTFEKLESLPGVGHKTASVVMSQVFKIPSFPVDTHIHRLSQRWGLSNGDSVIQTEKDLKKLFPINEWNTLHLQIIFYGREYCTARGCDGTKCYLCRTLFPKRKKKFISKKP comes from the coding sequence ATGAGAAAGTCTGAGAGAGCAGAAATAATCCGCAAAGAACTCAAAAAGTTGTATCCATCTCCTCCTATCCCTCTTGATCATACAAATGCCTATACACTTCTAGTCGCAGTAGTTTTAAGTGCTCAATCAACAGATAAGAAAGTTAATGAATTAACAAGAAGCTTGTTTAAAGTTGCAGATAATCCAGAAAAGATGGTAGAGCTAGGTATTAGTGGTATATATGAATATATAAAATATTTAGGTCTATCAAATCAAAAAGCCAAGAATATCTATAACCTATCAAAACTCCTAATTGAGAAACATAAAAATAGAGTTCCAGATACCTTTGAAAAGCTTGAATCTCTTCCAGGAGTAGGTCATAAAACAGCGTCAGTTGTAATGTCCCAAGTATTTAAAATCCCCTCATTTCCAGTTGATACTCACATACACAGGTTGTCACAAAGGTGGGGTTTATCTAATGGAGATAGTGTGATTCAAACAGAAAAAGACCTAAAAAAATTATTTCCTATTAATGAATGGAATACTTTACATTTGCAAATAATCTTTTATGGCAGAGAATACTGCACGGCAAGAGGTTGTGATGGAACAAAATGTTATTTATGTCGTACTCTTTTTCCAAAAAGAAAAAAGAAATTTATATCTAAAAAACCTTAA
- the pgsA gene encoding CDP-diacylglycerol--glycerol-3-phosphate 3-phosphatidyltransferase, translating to MILRKDLKNLALNIPNLLSISRLFLVFPLILFLEINRPFYVFILIIIGGLTDYFDGFIARKFNLKTRLGAIIDPLSDKVFYLIPLTFLCKNNLIPFWSLSLILFRELIISSLRNSTKDGLPASMLGKFKTFFFFISLITFFTPLKISLLNNLALIFYWLGFILTFVTLLGYLRIKKNMI from the coding sequence TTGATATTAAGAAAAGATCTTAAAAATTTGGCATTGAATATTCCCAACTTATTATCGATATCTCGCCTTTTTCTTGTATTTCCCTTAATACTTTTTTTAGAAATTAACAGACCTTTTTATGTCTTTATATTAATTATTATTGGTGGTTTAACTGATTATTTTGACGGGTTTATTGCAAGGAAATTTAATCTTAAAACCAGATTAGGAGCTATCATTGATCCCTTAAGCGATAAAGTATTCTATTTAATTCCTTTAACCTTCCTTTGTAAAAATAATTTAATACCTTTCTGGTCTTTGTCATTAATTTTATTTAGAGAATTAATTATCTCTAGCCTGAGGAACTCTACAAAAGACGGTTTACCAGCATCTATGTTGGGTAAATTTAAAACATTTTTCTTTTTTATTTCACTAATAACCTTCTTTACACCATTAAAAATAAGCTTATTGAATAATTTGGCTTTAATTTTTTATTGGTTAGGATTCATCCTGACTTTTGTGACTTTATTAGGCTATTTAAGAATTAAAAAGAATATGATCTGA
- a CDS encoding DUF3685 domain-containing protein has translation MELISKKSILIIAPSLIAESLSLKLTSLDQNLDINFNNGTGDKTPDLVIWNVLNFKSEDLIRLELLKLRERYDESKFLIILSGEFVYEANTPPSLNAEGFLLNPSAEKVLESIDTILNGGRVFDIENNSRVQLNKDKPLSFSQKILTSGLKQIDSEINYIFKYVNSDSTPEFYKFILKGRLRELITAKSFLIFLWGNSLELYTEAVYTENKINLENKNTVFIKDKNTTEIWNLIIDRLKERYSSTNLEVEFNNSSIILSGIKKEFISRLICKMLDELNNLVKKIKANYKENDFKDDLSSLIKELKVNTISNITDNYFRLRKGSESISIKDFIYSQVSCEEKDRECHQTIMFIDPIIKNEALDYDGKLLPLYETESFIILENIISNWTIRNCNLLASEIFNICSSWPELRTLLINPELQSTRNFERFRNNINNYNRWHDYIYMPIYLYESKREYIDIIDKKFTRYFKNENREKELENLEWIQKQVTLLVEIRDAVAPQLEVAVKYIGNLFVTFLTKVVGKAIGLVGKGILQGLGRSSSK, from the coding sequence TTGGAATTAATTTCAAAAAAATCGATATTGATTATTGCTCCAAGCTTAATAGCAGAATCTTTATCACTTAAGTTAACATCACTAGACCAAAATTTAGACATTAATTTTAATAATGGAACAGGTGATAAAACTCCTGATTTAGTTATATGGAATGTTCTTAATTTCAAATCAGAAGATCTTATAAGGTTAGAATTATTAAAATTAAGAGAAAGATATGATGAGTCAAAGTTTCTTATAATTCTCTCTGGCGAATTTGTTTATGAAGCAAATACCCCTCCATCTTTAAATGCTGAAGGTTTTCTTTTAAATCCCAGTGCAGAAAAAGTTCTTGAATCTATTGATACCATTTTAAATGGAGGAAGGGTATTTGATATTGAAAATAATTCCCGAGTTCAATTAAATAAAGATAAGCCTCTATCTTTTAGTCAAAAAATTCTAACTTCAGGTCTTAAACAAATAGATTCTGAAATTAATTATATTTTCAAATATGTCAACTCTGATTCAACACCAGAATTTTATAAATTCATTTTAAAAGGAAGATTAAGAGAACTTATTACTGCAAAATCTTTTCTAATTTTCTTATGGGGTAATTCACTAGAACTTTATACAGAGGCAGTTTACACTGAAAATAAAATTAATCTTGAAAATAAGAACACTGTATTCATTAAAGATAAAAACACTACAGAAATATGGAATTTAATTATAGATAGACTAAAAGAAAGGTATAGTTCAACTAACTTAGAGGTTGAATTTAATAATTCATCTATAATTCTTTCAGGGATAAAGAAAGAGTTCATATCTCGTCTAATATGTAAAATGTTAGACGAATTAAATAATTTAGTAAAAAAAATTAAAGCAAACTATAAAGAAAATGATTTCAAGGATGATTTAAGTTCTCTTATAAAAGAACTTAAAGTTAATACAATTTCAAACATTACAGACAACTATTTTAGATTAAGAAAAGGAAGCGAATCTATTTCAATAAAAGATTTTATTTATAGTCAAGTAAGTTGTGAAGAGAAAGATAGAGAATGTCATCAAACAATAATGTTTATCGACCCCATTATTAAAAATGAAGCTCTTGATTATGACGGCAAATTACTCCCTTTATATGAAACAGAATCATTTATAATCCTTGAAAATATAATTTCAAATTGGACAATAAGGAACTGTAATTTATTAGCTTCTGAAATCTTTAATATTTGTTCTTCTTGGCCTGAATTAAGAACTTTACTTATAAATCCTGAATTACAATCAACAAGGAATTTTGAAAGATTTAGAAATAATATTAATAACTATAATCGCTGGCATGACTACATTTACATGCCTATCTACTTATATGAGAGTAAACGAGAATACATTGATATTATCGATAAAAAATTCACCAGATACTTTAAAAATGAAAATAGGGAGAAAGAACTAGAGAATCTCGAATGGATTCAAAAACAAGTTACATTATTAGTTGAGATAAGAGATGCAGTAGCACCCCAGTTAGAAGTTGCTGTAAAGTATATCGGTAATCTTTTCGTAACTTTCCTAACAAAAGTCGTTGGCAAAGCTATCGGTTTAGTGGGGAAAGGAATCCTTCAAGGATTAGGAAGATCAAGTTCCAAGTAA
- a CDS encoding SDR family oxidoreductase, with the protein MKIAITGASGKTGYRITEEAVKKGYKVRQIIRKNSKVSEGLESLETIRVSLDNKKELDKALKDIDALVIATGARASLDLTGPAKVDALGVYRQLESCKRVGIKRVILVSSLCTGKLFHPLNLFGLILIWKKIGENFLRNSNFEWTIIRPGGLKENEDIKSENINYSKEDTQINGSIPRRLVAQCCIDSLKNKESINKLIEVTSSHDNKKISFKKAMQMI; encoded by the coding sequence ATGAAAATAGCAATTACAGGTGCATCGGGTAAAACAGGTTATAGAATTACTGAAGAGGCCGTTAAAAAAGGATATAAAGTAAGGCAAATTATTAGAAAGAATTCAAAAGTTTCAGAAGGACTAGAGAGTTTAGAAACAATTAGAGTTTCATTAGATAATAAGAAAGAACTTGATAAAGCGTTAAAAGATATTGATGCTTTGGTAATTGCTACTGGTGCAAGAGCTTCATTAGATTTAACGGGTCCTGCGAAGGTTGATGCTTTAGGCGTATACAGGCAATTGGAGAGTTGCAAAAGAGTTGGTATTAAGAGAGTTATTTTAGTAAGTTCTCTTTGTACTGGCAAATTATTTCACCCATTAAACCTATTTGGTTTAATTCTTATTTGGAAGAAAATAGGTGAAAACTTTCTACGAAATTCAAATTTCGAATGGACTATTATTAGACCTGGAGGATTAAAAGAAAATGAAGATATTAAATCAGAAAATATAAATTATTCAAAGGAGGATACTCAAATTAATGGATCAATCCCAAGAAGATTAGTAGCACAATGTTGTATAGATTCTTTAAAAAACAAAGAATCCATAAATAAATTAATAGAAGTAACAAGTTCGCATGATAATAAAAAGATATCTTTTAAAAAAGCTATGCAAATGATTTAA
- a CDS encoding DUF3727 domain-containing protein — MKETNSNDNYSAQTLILNDSNGNELFCYLEQLVSVEGEEYALLTPVDTPVSLFKINDEDEPELIEKVDKNEQILKNAEAVLQEHDLRLIRSAVTLTVSGELEEPIYDELEEDYIDDDSESYELLVNFNLFDQEYGLYIPLDPFFIVGKLKGKGALLIEDDEFDKIQPLIESELEKSSS, encoded by the coding sequence ATGAAAGAGACTAACTCAAATGATAATTATTCGGCGCAGACACTAATATTAAATGACTCAAATGGAAACGAGCTCTTTTGTTATCTTGAACAATTAGTAAGTGTTGAAGGGGAGGAATATGCTTTGCTAACACCAGTTGACACTCCAGTAAGTCTTTTCAAGATAAATGATGAAGATGAACCTGAACTAATTGAAAAAGTAGATAAAAATGAACAAATACTAAAAAATGCTGAAGCGGTTCTTCAAGAACATGATTTAAGACTTATCAGATCAGCGGTCACATTGACAGTATCAGGAGAACTTGAAGAACCAATTTACGATGAATTAGAAGAAGATTACATCGATGATGATAGCGAGAGTTATGAATTGCTTGTTAACTTTAATCTTTTTGATCAAGAATATGGCTTATATATTCCACTAGATCCTTTTTTTATTGTGGGTAAATTAAAAGGAAAAGGAGCCTTATTAATTGAAGATGATGAGTTTGATAAAATTCAACCTTTGATTGAATCTGAACTTGAAAAAAGTAGTTCTTAA
- a CDS encoding NAD-dependent epimerase/dehydratase family protein: MKILVMGGTRFVGKSLVGKLLSKNYDIDIFTRGNKSNPEKTNLIKGDRNSSEDIVRLRNKKYDVVYDISGRELEQTKLLIENLDNSFQRYIYVSSAGVYKDNCELPLSEVDPIDPDSRHKGKFETENWLKKQKIPFTSFRPTYIYGPGNYNKIENWFFERLFTKKSIPIPGDGSLITQLGHVSDLTDVMIKCMNFENSKNNIYNCSGEKGVTIKGLIYYCANVLGLKQNEISLRTFDYQKLDPKSRKGFPIRLNHYQTDISKIKRDLEWVPNFDLLNGLKDSFVKDFKNKKSEEFDENSDHILFNS; the protein is encoded by the coding sequence ATGAAAATTCTTGTAATGGGTGGCACTAGATTTGTTGGAAAGTCTTTGGTTGGAAAGTTATTAAGTAAAAATTATGATATTGATATTTTCACGAGAGGTAATAAAAGTAATCCTGAAAAAACAAATTTAATTAAGGGTGATAGAAATAGTTCAGAAGATATCGTTAGGCTAAGAAATAAAAAGTATGATGTTGTTTATGATATTTCTGGACGAGAGTTAGAACAAACCAAACTTCTTATAGAAAATTTAGATAACTCTTTCCAGAGATATATATATGTCAGCTCTGCAGGTGTTTATAAAGATAATTGTGAACTACCCTTATCCGAAGTTGATCCAATTGATCCAGATAGTAGGCACAAAGGAAAGTTTGAGACAGAAAATTGGTTAAAAAAACAAAAAATTCCTTTTACAAGTTTTAGACCTACTTATATTTATGGACCAGGAAATTATAATAAAATCGAAAATTGGTTTTTTGAAAGGTTATTCACTAAAAAATCCATACCAATCCCTGGTGACGGGTCTTTAATTACTCAGCTAGGCCATGTTTCTGATCTAACTGATGTAATGATTAAGTGCATGAATTTTGAAAATTCTAAAAATAATATTTACAACTGTTCAGGTGAAAAAGGAGTAACAATAAAGGGTTTAATTTATTACTGTGCGAATGTTCTTGGATTAAAACAAAATGAGATTTCTTTGAGAACATTTGATTATCAAAAATTAGATCCTAAATCTCGAAAGGGATTTCCAATTAGACTAAATCATTATCAGACTGATATTTCTAAGATTAAACGTGATTTAGAGTGGGTGCCAAATTTTGATTTGCTTAATGGTTTAAAGGATAGTTTTGTGAAAGATTTTAAAAATAAAAAGAGTGAGGAGTTTGATGAAAATTCAGATCATATTCTTTTTAATTCTTAA
- the proB gene encoding glutamate 5-kinase, whose amino-acid sequence MKIWVIKIGTSILRGTEEISTEEVIETLCRSFKSFLSKGNKLILVTSGAVGLGCQKLNIKTRPNDLSTLQATAAVGQVNLMSLYDKVFDKLGHNIAQILITKADFNSRESFNNASKTLKRLIDLNVIPIVNENDTVANEELKYGDNDTLSALVALAINANKLILLTDIENLYSKDPRKNKDAHPIKEVYNSELKEIKDRNTQNPNNEWGTGGISTKLISAEIATKGGVEVQLVDGTNKKNLIEIFNDNKIGTLFYPVEKPIGNKKSWLSHAIHTVGKITLDDGAFFAIKKKGASLLAVGVKNVEGNFTVNQAVKIVNTDNKEVAKGLVSISSDKLRSILINTENNNSSIIVVHRDVLALS is encoded by the coding sequence ATGAAAATTTGGGTCATAAAAATTGGTACTAGTATTTTAAGAGGAACAGAGGAAATATCTACTGAAGAAGTAATTGAAACCCTTTGTAGATCCTTTAAAAGTTTTCTTTCAAAAGGGAATAAATTGATTTTAGTAACTAGTGGAGCCGTTGGATTAGGTTGCCAAAAATTAAATATTAAAACGAGACCAAATGATTTAAGTACACTTCAAGCTACTGCTGCAGTAGGTCAAGTCAACTTAATGTCTTTGTACGATAAAGTATTTGATAAATTAGGTCACAATATTGCTCAAATTTTAATTACTAAAGCTGACTTTAATTCTCGAGAATCTTTTAATAACGCTTCTAAAACTTTAAAAAGATTAATCGATTTGAATGTTATTCCAATAGTAAATGAGAATGATACCGTAGCAAATGAAGAGCTTAAATATGGAGACAATGACACCCTTTCTGCTTTAGTTGCCTTAGCAATAAATGCTAATAAGCTTATTTTATTAACAGATATTGAAAATTTATATTCAAAAGATCCACGGAAGAATAAGGATGCGCATCCTATTAAAGAGGTTTATAACAGTGAATTAAAAGAAATTAAAGATAGAAACACTCAAAACCCTAATAATGAGTGGGGAACAGGAGGAATTTCTACAAAACTAATTTCTGCAGAAATAGCAACAAAAGGTGGGGTTGAAGTTCAACTGGTCGATGGAACGAATAAAAAAAATTTAATTGAAATTTTTAATGATAATAAAATTGGAACTTTATTTTATCCAGTGGAAAAACCAATAGGAAACAAAAAAAGTTGGCTTTCTCATGCAATTCACACAGTAGGAAAAATCACTTTAGATGATGGCGCTTTTTTTGCAATTAAAAAAAAAGGTGCCTCACTTTTAGCGGTTGGTGTTAAGAATGTAGAAGGTAACTTTACTGTTAATCAGGCAGTTAAAATCGTAAATACAGATAATAAAGAAGTTGCAAAAGGTTTAGTATCAATAAGTAGTGACAAATTAAGAAGTATCTTAATTAATACAGAAAATAACAACTCTTCGATAATCGTCGTACACAGAGATGTTCTAGCTCTCTCTTAG